The following is a genomic window from Fundulus heteroclitus isolate FHET01 chromosome 16, MU-UCD_Fhet_4.1, whole genome shotgun sequence.
ctttcagaaggaggggctgAAAGAGCTGAAGAAGTCTAAAGGAAAGCTCAAGGCTTCAAAAGTCTTTAAAATGCTGAACCACAAAACGGAGAGCAGCAAGGAGCCGGTGGAGAAAAAGAGCTGAAACAGCGGCCCCCCAACAATAATAACCCATGTTCCAATGACGCTCATCTCAAGTTCGATATAACAACATGCAACATCAGTATGCTAAATATACCGAATGTATTCAAACTTTTATTAGTAAAAGACCAAATTTGTTCTTAGTCACTAACCCATTTAATCAGGATTTTTTGCACCCATTGAAGAACATTGTTTTCTCATTGTTTTGCAccttgctttttttaattacttagTGTGTAGCAATTAAATCCAGTTGAATCCAAATGATCCAAACAGAATATCTGTCCCACCTTTGAATCCCGTTTATAGAACTGATGGTGTTATTCCATGTGTCTTTCTTCAGTCCTCAAACATGATCAGTACAGTAATATTTGGATTCACTAatgttttgactttgtttgATTGGCTTCATAAATGCTCtttatctgctgcttcacatttCATACCAGACTTTTTTGGGCCCAGTTCAATGTTATGATCCAGTGTTTTCTCATGTGTATTCCTTCATGGAATATATACAatgataaatataaataatttttttacattgttggTGTTTGATGGTGTGTTGAAATATATCATAAGATTTGGAGAAAGATTAATGCTGAAAGCCCTCGTTATAATTATATCCTTTATCTCTCAAGGCTGCTGTTATTCCTGATGATTGAGTACTTTTTGTTCCACACTATTTCCTTCCTCTTaactttacatttaaatgtttaaatataacaCCTTTTGTGGCCTAACCTTCTTGTGGAGTGgataaatgtaaatgtcttCTATCTAGACAACCATCAGCTTGAAAGTCTTCCCAGGATTATGTTGGCCATAACTTTACATTtccatattaaacatatatattagTTCTATGTTTCAAAACTGaaacagaattttttatttttactagcGAAAACCCATAATAAGTAGATCAGTAatcaataaataacatttttaattgaattaccCTACATAAATtacttttcagtaatatttgGATTTATATGAGATAACGAAGGGCATGTTGGAAAATATGCCAACAGACTACTGGCAGGACAATGGCAGGACAAATTTCTTTATTCACAATAGCTTTTACTTGACAGAggggaaaacagaaaattaaaaggatgattttttttatagttaagAATTATACTTCATGCAGAATGCCTCGTCTTttggtagaaaaataaaacatttattttaaataatgttgagTAAAACTATGCCAAATATTCATAAAATCTGTCAAGATTGTGTAACTATCTCCGCAAGACAGCAGTCGTGAAACCATGCAAagcaaacaatttaaaaacaggaaggagAAGGAGCGGAACTGAAATGATCCTCTTCTTAACACACACGGAACATCTCGCGGCGGAACACTCAACCGGAAGTTACCCAAACCGCTCATGTGGGCCAATGTTGACAACCAAAAATTGCATCTGAGATAAAGTAACTCTTTTAGCGGCTACAAGGAATATCCACACATTTCCAGATAAAACATGTCTGACAACGAAGACAAGTAAGTACTGACTCGGCACTCACGGGGACCACTTAGCTCCGTGTTTACACGAATATGTATATCAACTAGCTTTGATGCTAACAGGCGGTTAGCCTGTTGACTAATACATGTATTAATAAATGTGTAGCTTCGACGATGATTTTGAGTACGCCGAGGAGGATGAGGGATTAGATGATCTTGAGAACGTTGAAGACGTAAGTaccatttaaataataaaaaaaaaaactaaatggagGATGAGCCTCACATAACGTGGCTGATCTTGCCTGAGTTTTATTTTCGTGGCGCAGCCTGAACTTGTTTACTCTCCGCTGAGCAGGAGGATCAGGAGAATGTGCAGATCCTCCCCGCAGGAGAGGGCCAGCAGGCAAACCAGAAGAGGATCACCACACCGTACATGACCAAGTACGAGAGGGCCAGAGTGCTGGGGACCCGAGCTCTGCAGATAGCGTGAGTGTTTCCACACCTGAAGACTCGAGCTGTCTTACAGATTGCTCATGTTATTGCTTTTTTGTGATATTTATATGTCTAAGACCATCAGACAAACGGCATTACCAAACAAATACAACCCGAGTAAATTGTAAAAGAAGTTTTCAAATGTCCTTTATCAAAGGAGTAAAGATATCCAAACTAACTTGGACCCATGTGAGAAAGTAATGGCCTCCTAGCCTGCTTCATTTAAATTGTATACTTTTAAACTGGTTGTTGAAGAGACTTGGATAAGGGGAGTAGGGGAATCTGAGCACACCTAAAATGAGCTGTGAGTGAGCTTATAGTACCAATATTATATTTcctaaaaaacattaaattaaaagttttactGATGGGTTCTTATCATATTGTAATAATGATGCTTTAATGTGTTAaaatcacaataataataataataattgaactttattgatctcacaatggagaaattcacatgaaATTGCATGAAAACATTTGATTATAAACTCAGCTTTGTTTGGTCTCCAACTTTGTatgcacaatttggaggtgtgtccACTCTCCCCGGTTACAAGACCTAGGCTCTATCCcaatacccttatagagtaaggactcagcggtcgccatgataaatgcagtcagtaaggaaggaaggaggtaaaaaaaagtagCCTGTATGGTCCCTCCtatggctagttttgcctaggaatcCCGCAACATCCCTTAGTGGCACTAAGAATCCTTTAGGTATCCCAAAATTCTTTGAgtgacatgacatataagcCCCCTCACAGAAATCATTGAAAATGTCGGGAGAGAAGAGAtcgtagttcattttcagaaggttCTAGGGCCCGAAGTGACTtacatcatccatgtgtgttttcgtcacataatgacgtcggagttaaaggctgtctgaatttggcacagcagtccaaagcccCTTTCATTCCTACGAtggagttcttactgttgaccccatggaAGGTCAAGGAACAAGAGCTTGGAGCTATTATTAAGTGTGTTCGGATGGAGCCCTAGTCCACTGGAAGCCCATGTTGAAGGGGCCTTATCATGGAATTGTATTTGTTAGCATGGAGATTCTGGATTGCAGCTGCATGGTGGGATTTTCCTGGTAGCAGCCACAGCTGtggcagaacgcagcagaaatATCTGCTAAGAGCCCGGTGTGGGTGCCAGAACTAATTTAATTAGCTAATGAACAGTAGGCTGAGTGCACAGACGTGGACCGGTCGGTTCCCCTGCACCCAGGACCCATATTTGCAGCCACCATATTAAACCATGAAGTCTCCTTGAACTTTTGTGCGTGCTTAAAAACAGAAGGGAAACTATCCTGCTCCATCACGCATATTGAGAAGTACGCTATGTTCTTTGTCCTTTTTATATTCACCTTAACATTCACAGCCTTTACAGGATCTTGGACTTCTGATCCAGCGAATTCtcataataaatgtttattttgacgTCTCGTTTCAACAGCATGTGTGCTCCAGTCATGGTGGAGTTGGAAGGAGAAACGGACCCTTTGCAGATCGCTATGAAGGAACTTAAGTAGGTCATGAGTTcagtcatttttgtctttttggaaTCCTCTCTTTTCTGTCCACATCTGGGAaccaagtttttattttacactctatttgtttttctttgttccaACAGAAGCAGAAAGATCCCCATCATCATCCGCAGGTACCTTCCTGATGGCAGCTACGAAGACTGGGGCTGCGACGAGCTCATCGTTACTGATTAGACATCTTATCCAGCGTCGTCTCTT
Proteins encoded in this region:
- the polr2f gene encoding DNA-directed RNA polymerases I, II, and III subunit RPABC2, yielding MSDNEDNFDDDFEYAEEDEGLDDLENVEDEDQENVQILPAGEGQQANQKRITTPYMTKYERARVLGTRALQIAMCAPVMVELEGETDPLQIAMKELKSRKIPIIIRRYLPDGSYEDWGCDELIVTD